The following proteins are encoded in a genomic region of Maribacter hydrothermalis:
- a CDS encoding phosphatase PAP2 family protein: MKQSLFTFIKSLREFLSNKLNQYNTTLPYVITVIVALAIVVGGINLFVELTETLKTEMLASYDTAITDYVISYRTPGLTSYFKFMTNLGDAYGYLIVLVIFLSISLLVFKRWKYVVQATLILALATISNMVLKRFIDRARPGIEHLVSVETLSYPSGHAMSAMAFYGFLIFLVTKFNMNKVLKYVLIIVLITIILSIGISRIYLGVHFPSDIAGGFIAGFIWVVFCVIVFDLIQLFRRDPRT; encoded by the coding sequence ATGAAACAATCTCTTTTTACATTTATAAAATCGTTACGTGAATTTTTATCGAATAAATTAAACCAATACAACACTACATTACCTTATGTAATTACAGTAATAGTAGCATTGGCAATAGTTGTAGGTGGCATAAATCTATTTGTAGAATTAACGGAAACCTTAAAAACAGAGATGCTTGCATCCTATGACACTGCAATTACAGATTATGTAATTTCTTATCGTACCCCAGGTTTAACATCGTACTTTAAATTTATGACTAATCTTGGCGATGCCTATGGATATTTAATAGTACTTGTAATCTTTCTATCAATATCTCTTTTAGTATTTAAACGTTGGAAGTATGTTGTTCAAGCAACTCTAATTTTAGCGTTGGCAACCATTTCTAACATGGTTTTAAAACGTTTTATTGATCGTGCCCGCCCAGGTATTGAACACTTGGTTTCAGTGGAAACATTGAGTTACCCAAGCGGACATGCCATGAGCGCAATGGCCTTTTATGGATTTCTCATATTTCTGGTCACCAAATTCAATATGAACAAAGTACTGAAGTACGTATTGATTATTGTATTGATAACAATCATTTTAAGTATCGGAATTAGTAGAATATACTTGGGAGTCCATTTTCCTTCGGATATAGCTGGCGGATTCATTGCCGGTTTCATTTGGGTAGTTTTCTGTGTAATAGTTTTTGACTTAATACAGTTGTTTAGAAGAGACCCACGAACTTAA
- a CDS encoding 1,4-dihydroxy-2-naphthoyl-CoA synthase, which translates to MKSPNWKTAIEFDDITYKKCDGVARIAFNRPNVRNAFRPHTTSELIKAFYDAQEDTSIGVVLLSAEGPSTKDGIWSFCSGGDQKARGEKGYVGQDGQHRLNILEVQRMIRFMPKVVICVVPGWAVGGGHSLHVVCDMTLASKEHAIFKQTDADVTSFDGGYGSAYLAKMVGQKKAREIFFLGRNYSAQDAFDMGMVNAVIPHDELENTAFQWAQEVLEKSPTSIKMLKFSMNLTDDGMVGQQVFAGEATRLAYMTEEAKEGRNAFLEKRKPNFGKDNWLP; encoded by the coding sequence ATGAAATCACCTAACTGGAAAACAGCCATAGAATTTGATGATATCACCTATAAAAAATGTGACGGCGTAGCACGTATTGCATTTAACCGACCTAATGTGCGTAATGCTTTTAGACCTCATACTACGAGTGAACTTATTAAAGCGTTTTATGACGCGCAAGAAGATACATCTATTGGTGTTGTTTTGCTTTCTGCGGAAGGACCTTCTACAAAAGATGGAATATGGTCTTTTTGTTCTGGCGGTGATCAAAAGGCTAGGGGAGAAAAAGGATATGTTGGTCAAGATGGTCAGCACCGCTTAAATATATTGGAAGTACAACGTATGATTCGTTTTATGCCAAAAGTGGTTATTTGCGTAGTACCAGGTTGGGCCGTTGGTGGCGGACATAGTCTACACGTGGTTTGCGATATGACCTTAGCTAGTAAAGAACATGCCATTTTTAAACAAACTGATGCAGATGTTACCAGTTTTGATGGTGGATACGGATCTGCTTATTTGGCTAAAATGGTGGGACAGAAAAAAGCACGTGAAATATTCTTTTTAGGAAGAAACTATTCTGCACAAGATGCTTTTGATATGGGTATGGTAAATGCCGTTATACCTCATGATGAATTAGAAAATACAGCTTTTCAATGGGCACAAGAGGTTTTAGAGAAATCGCCTACCTCAATAAAAATGTTGAAGTTTTCAATGAACCTAACGGATGACGGAATGGTGGGTCAGCAGGTATTTGCTGGTGAAGCAACAAGATTAGCCTACATGACCGAAGAAGCGAAAGAAGGTAGAAATGCGTTCTTAGAAAAACGTAAACCAAATTTTGGCAAAGATAATTGGCTACCGTAA
- a CDS encoding serine hydrolase domain-containing protein, giving the protein MKKIKLLLGAAILAIIILAYFNYPKLNLISGYASKNMASNVFIADRDLVDVTLNDHEMTLINLSDCTVSENDKSAIATVFGLMPRTAVYKEGLGAVLTNNEFSKHNFNSVPHRTIIKNSLPFPFGNNGIKDTILDNVDYDKLAVAFSNAFKDSLQKTRSLLVVHKNEIIGEQYIRGFTKDTPILGWSMTKSVLATLYGILEYQGKMNMDFKPFSNEIQMKGLKSNITINHLLRMESGLAWDEDYFKISDVSRMLFLASDMTVAQRNNEIIAAPTEIWNYSSGTTNLLSGILREQFNTHQEYLDFPYQELIDKIGMNSMLLETDLVGNYVLSSYGWATTRDWAKFGLLYLNNGNWNGERLFSDSWVSYISKPTLNSNGTYGAHFWLNADGKYPDISKELYSVNGFQGQRIFIIPSKELVVVRTGLEEQTDEQFNTLLKEIIASIR; this is encoded by the coding sequence ATGAAAAAAATTAAACTGCTTTTGGGTGCCGCAATATTAGCGATAATAATTCTTGCATATTTCAATTACCCAAAACTAAATCTAATTTCCGGTTATGCTTCTAAAAATATGGCTTCGAATGTTTTTATAGCAGATAGGGACCTGGTAGATGTTACATTGAACGATCATGAAATGACATTAATAAATTTGTCAGATTGCACCGTTTCGGAGAATGATAAATCTGCAATCGCAACAGTTTTTGGACTTATGCCTAGAACAGCCGTTTATAAGGAAGGTCTAGGTGCAGTACTTACCAATAATGAATTTTCAAAGCATAACTTTAATAGTGTACCTCATAGAACAATTATTAAAAATAGTTTACCTTTTCCTTTTGGGAATAATGGTATCAAGGATACTATTTTAGATAATGTGGATTACGATAAATTAGCTGTTGCCTTTTCAAATGCCTTTAAAGATTCGCTACAAAAAACAAGGTCGCTACTTGTTGTACATAAAAATGAAATTATTGGAGAGCAATATATTCGCGGTTTTACTAAGGATACACCTATTTTAGGCTGGTCCATGACTAAAAGTGTTTTGGCCACACTTTATGGTATTTTAGAATACCAAGGTAAAATGAATATGGATTTTAAACCTTTTTCAAATGAAATACAGATGAAGGGTTTAAAATCTAATATAACAATAAACCATTTGCTTCGTATGGAAAGCGGTTTAGCTTGGGACGAAGATTACTTTAAAATATCAGATGTATCTCGTATGCTATTTTTAGCATCGGATATGACCGTAGCACAACGGAATAATGAAATCATTGCCGCCCCAACTGAAATATGGAACTATTCCTCTGGCACTACAAATTTGCTTTCTGGGATATTAAGAGAACAGTTTAATACACACCAAGAGTACTTAGATTTTCCTTACCAAGAATTGATTGATAAAATAGGAATGAATTCAATGTTGTTAGAGACGGATTTGGTTGGTAACTACGTACTTTCTTCTTATGGTTGGGCCACAACACGTGATTGGGCAAAATTTGGTCTACTGTATTTAAATAATGGTAATTGGAACGGAGAACGCCTATTTTCGGATTCTTGGGTCAGTTATATTTCTAAGCCAACATTAAACTCTAACGGTACTTATGGCGCACATTTTTGGTTAAATGCCGATGGTAAATATCCAGACATTTCTAAAGAACTATATTCAGTAAATGGTTTTCAAGGGCAACGAATATTTATAATCCCTTCTAAAGAGTTGGTTGTTGTTAGAACCGGCTTAGAAGAGCAGACAGACGAACAATTCAATACCTTATTAAAAGAAATAATAGCATCTATTCGATAA